In Oryza sativa Japonica Group chromosome 1, ASM3414082v1, the genomic stretch TCGAAATCATCCCTGCATCAAAATACATGCGACTCTTTAGTCAACGTGCTACGGTGCTAACAAGATATAATGATATAGgccatggctgtgtttagttcagcgcaaagttaaattgaagatgatgtgactgaaaagttgtgtgtgtatgacaggttgatgtgatagaaaaggactgaagtttggattcaaactttggatctaaatacAACCCATGTTTAGTTGCAAAGTTGAACCcaaaaaacgtcacatcgaacttttctacacacacaaacctctaacttttccgtcacatcgttccgattttcaatcaaactttcaattttgacgttgaactaaacacacccatactccgggtgtgtttagttcctgaaaaaagttggaagtttgaggaaagttgaaagtttataaaaaagttagaagtttatgtgtgtagaaaagttttggatgtgatgtgatggaaagttggaagtttggggtagttgggggtgaactaaacacggtctCCATTTGTCTCAACATAATTCAACATAAGATGAAATGTGACACATCCGACTACGATAAATCTGGAATCCAAATTTGTTGTGTTAGGATATCATCCCATCCTAGAATaagttattttaggacggaaagCATATACAATTATTTTAGGTTCAATGTTCAAACCAGCAACTTGGTCATGAGGATGAAGTTGTATCATCAACAAAACCTACTATATTGTGATAAAATCAATTTGCTTACAAAAATTACCAGTGCGAGTAGTAGGGAATTCAAACATTTTTGAAAGGAAGTAGTACGAAATTCAGTCATatgagagtttcagatgtgGATCAACAAtgcaaagggggaaaaaagATCAAGCAGGTagctttttttatttggttattGATCGTTCATATGAGAGTCTTGGGCCAAGTGAAAAGGCAGGTAACTTTTGTTTGGTTACCGATCACCATATACTCTGCAACATGCTGCTTGGCCACGGAGCGTACAGAGAGAAATGCTTGTATTCAAGAGCATGGATGAACAGCAAAGAATGCTCTTTTCTTTAGAGAGAAGGgttttttttacccggcctctatatccagcTATTTTAAtttaggaacttagcctattAAATAGGaaacttagccctcaaataacccaatttgaaattcgctcctatgaaGATTTAAACTTAGGACCTTGTGGTGaactcaggtcactgcaaccactaagCTACATGCCCTTTTAAAGAATGCTCCTATTAATGAGTAAGTGGGCAACAAGACAATGCAAACAGAATGTTGGCTAACTCCTGCTCCTGGGCACTGCCAACCTGCTATCTCGTGAAGACAAGAACCAATACTAATCAACAGCAGATGACAGCTTCAGAGATGAACTGTGAAATGGACTCTTTACTGCTTCAGTGATGAACTATGAGTAGAGTAGTGCTGAGTATGCTGGTTGGATGCATGCATAGGCACTTGTAAAAATTGCTTCACTGTGGAACGTTGAACAGCGTCAAGCAGCGtgctctgaagtctgaagaaAATTTCTgtttgcaggcttgcagctgaCCTGAGCATATGATTCATGGAGTAGCACAACTGCACAAGATTCATTAAGATACTGGAAGATATAACAAGTTCATAACTGCTCGATCGATCTATCGTGCTCGTCACTTGTCAGGTTGGAATTGCTGTGTATATCCTTTGTGTATATAGAGGCcggattaatgaaaatccattattaaaaaaaggttGGAATTGCAAGAACAGGTACGAGACCGAAGTCAGAATCGTCGGAGAAGATTCATCAATCCAATggagggctattttgtaaacacgccGGACCGCTATAATGCTAACGGTCCAAATCAGGGGGTTGTTTGAAAATTTCTGGATAGCTACCAAACATCCTAGTGGTACTAGGCAGTAGGCTGggatttatttaaaaaaagtccAGGTCACTACCGGATTTGTTGTCCCACCCAACTGCCCAAGGAAAGAGACCCAAACCAGGggtatatttgaaaaaaatatcgtAAAATTTTGGATCGCCGCTGGTCGTCCGATCTGTGAGGGTGACTCTCAGCCGTTGATCAAGCTGACCCGGTCAAAGTGCCGTGACCTCACCGGCCGACGAACTCCCAGCCaaatcctccgccgccgccgctcgttgATTCTTCGAGCGCCATCGACTGCCGCAACGGCCGGATTGGGCTCACAAGAATCAGATTGCATATCACAAGTTTTTCCGTGTTCTTTTTAGTTGGTGATTGAGCACACATTGCAGATGAATTTTGAGGCGAATTTGGGTGAATTTGGGAGCGTAccaggcggcgagggcggtggcggcggcggaggaggggtgggTAGCCCAGGCGGGGGACGGCGTGTGCTCGATGTTGTAGGCGGCGCGGTTGGCGGAGATCTCGTCGAGGCGCTTCCTGATCTGGCGGATGCGGCCGGAGAGGCCGTGGCGGAGCGCGACCTGGCCGGCGCAGCGCGGgggccacgcggcggcggcggcggcacaggaAGGCAGCAGCATCGCCGCTAGCGGGGTGGCCTGGCGGTGCCTccgggcggcgcggtggaggaagTCGTCGAGCGCGTCCTCGGCCTCGAAGGCGACGTCGCGGGTCTGGCGCACCCAGACGGCGACGAactcgtcgtcgcggcggcggcggcggcggtcggcgtcgCGGATGAAGGTGTGGAGCCACTCCAGCTTgtcgcggaggaggcggacgtCGTCCCCGACCTCAAgcagcaccgccgcctcccacgcCACCAGCTCCGCCACCTTCGCCAGCACCGTCGTGATCGCCGTCTCCGCCATGCGTGCTCAGCCTCAGCCCTCAGCTCTCGCTACGCTTTGCTTCTCGTCGGCTTCCTTCCTCGAGGCCCAGGCCCACCCCGCTCGCCAACCCAGTGTAGCACTGCGCGCTTTAGTAGTTGGTGGAGTCAACAGCAAAGTCAAACTTGGTTCTTCTCCTGCTTCACACCCGCAGCTAGTACCACCACATCTTCTACTACGGCCAAGTTTGGCTACGTCTAATTCATACTAAAATGTTCatactaaaattaaaagtttagttaaaattaaaataatatgataaaaaagttagaaatttatgtgtagaaaagttatgtgatggaaaaagttaggaattttgaaatattattttggaactacACACGGTGTTAgttccaaacatttttttcaaactttcaacttttcctcacatcaaaactttcctacacacaaacttacaatttttttcgtcacatcgttccaatttcatccaaacttccaattttagcgtgaactaaacacaccctatttCCCGTTCTAAACTGGTTCTTTTTTTCTCGGATTCTTCGGTATACTAAACGGTATTTTTTATGTAAAAacattttatatagaaattattataaaaaaaccaaaaaaaatattattttctaaatttttaataataaaaatttaattaCTCTATATCTTGTTAATCCTTGGATGATCGAACGGGACTCAAATATCAGGGTGACTCTCAGCCGTTGATCAAGCTGACCCGGTCAAAGTACTTTGCAAATATCAGGCAACAAGTATACAACAAACGAACGCGCTGAAAAATCTGCTCAATTATCACTATCTGAAGAAAATAGAGCTAGTACAGTAATACTATCAGGCATGTCATTTTGCGATCTTTACTACACAACAAAGTCATTATGGCCCATCACATTCGTGGGATTGTAATGTGATAATTTTTGCAGCTGATAATTGAGATGAGCAGTAGTAGTACTATCTCTAGAGGTCAGTAGTCAAACATCGGAGTTTGCAAGATACTTACTTTGTTTtaggttataaaacgtttttgactttgatcaaaatcaaactcgattataagaaaaaaaatatgtttgttGGTTACCTACATCATTCTCCAAATACAATTTCGATTGGGCTTTTCAAGTCTTATTGGATAGTACGTTCAAAGGTTCGTTTTAGGCTCATTTCCTCCGTAAGAAAAACGATATAATCTATtaacgtataattaattaagtattattagTTAAACATATgtcaacatgattttttttaaaaaagaaacactTAGCTCAGTTCGGAAAGTGTGCGCACTAAGGAGAAGTTGGAAAAGGAGAATGATGTAGCTAACCAACAAACATATTTTCTCTTAGCGTTGGAGCTTCCATGGAGCATAAAAATAGTTTAGAGCATAGATAAATAGCTTGATATACTATTTTCATGATGTGGTTCTTTTAAattcataatatattttcaaaGGAACACAACAGTATTTTGATCTAGTTTACCAACAGCAATGGATTTTATACCCCCTCAGTTCGTAAATACTTGTCGATGCTGATCACAACTATTTCTACTTTTATCATTCCTACCTTTTCTAATGGTTAAACTATGATAAGAGAGTATATCTAGAATAtaaaacatttgagaatttggcATTCCATAATAAGTATTTAGTATAATTATAGAAAAGACTCGATAATTTGACATTTCTTAAGTATTtggtatatataattttagaaaAGACAATAGGTTAAAGTTTAAACATAACTAGTGTTCCTTAATAATCACTGTAAAAAACCCTCATAAGGATCGGTCTTATAGGCCTTGAGGTCGGGTAGGGCTACCTCAAGGAGCTCATCTCCCGGTGCATGGTACACACATGTATTTTCAATAGTATTATATCTACGTATAAAGTCGCATCTTTAAATTTATTCTACATGAAGAGTAACAAAAGGGAAAAATTCTAACAAAATTACACCCTTAaaactatattttttacaactaaaatataatgaatttgaggttAATATTTTATCTCTAATATAATACtattaaaagtatatatatatatatatatatatatatatatatgaatttttctagatttttttataatatttgttaGCTTATGTGTCTAGGACATGATTGCCGTATGATATGTGATACGAAAGAGTTGGGGATCGTCATTACTAACAAACAGATAATCTCCACGCCTCGGCAACTCCGCTCCCCACTGCCatggccggcagcggcggcggcgaccgcggctCGCCCGAGGCGGAGCTCCGGCGCGGGTTCAAGACGCTCGCCGTGACGCGGCCCGACCCGTCCGCGGCGGTCTACGAGGTCCGCCTCAACCGCCCCACCCGGCTCAACGCCCTCAGCCCGGACGCCTTCGCGGAGAtcccgcgcgccatggcgctcctcgaccgcgcccccgccgcgcgcgccgtcgtgctctccgccgccggcccgcaCTTCTGCGCCGGCATCGAGCTCGGCTCCCCCGGGAGCCCCGCCACGGCCCCCTCCGGCGACcccgcgcccgcggccgccgagGGGCTCCGCCGCGCCATCCTGGAGATGCAGGCGGCGCTCACGGCCATCGAGCGGTGCCGGAAGCCGGTGGTCGCGGCGGTGCACGGCGcctgcgtcggcggcggcgtcgaggtcgtGGCCGCCTGCGACATACGGTGCTGCTCCAAGGACGCCACGTTCGTGCTCAGGGAGGTGGACATGGCCATCGTCGCCGACCTCGGCGCGCTGCAGCGGCTTCCGCGGATCGTCGGGTACGGGAACGCCGCCGACCTCGCGCTCACCGGCCGCAAGATCACCGCCATGGAGGCCAAGGAGATGGGGCTCGTGACCAGGGTGTTCAATTCCAAGCAAGAATTGGATGCTGGCGTTGCAAAGATTGCAAAAGGTACACAGTTCGatcttcttgtattttttttaccatataaataaatatatatctatGTTCTTAGCTAGTACTCCCTCATTTCAAAATGTTGACTTTTTAGCGTTTGATCgatcgtcttattcaaaaaatttaagtaattattaattcttttcctatcatttgattcattgttaaatatatttttatgtaggcatataattttatatatttcacaaaagtttttgaataagacgaacggctaaacatgtgctaaaaagtcaacggtgtcaaacgtTTCGAAACGGAGTATTATTGTAGCTGTTGCTACCTACTACTCCATTAAACTGTGGAATCAGAATATTTTATCTTCATTCAGAATTGACAATGAAATGAACCGTGTGTAACTGTAGAATCATGTTATCTCTTGGATTAATGTTGGACTGTATATCGTTTTTCATTCAACAAATTCAGCCTATGCAGGCTCTAATTGATGTAACTGGATAGGTCATTCAGGACTACTTTTGGAAGTATACCTTGTTCAGTTTACTTTTAGTGGAGGCATTACATCTTTCATTACTGAATAAAACCACAAGTATCACCAAGGGAAATAATGATAACAGGGATGAATCACATTGCTTACAGTTGCCGACTTGCTTGTATTCAACGGTAGCAACTTTCCAGGACTAATAAGTAATAATGCCTTCaacatccatatatataatattcaTTTATCTTGAATTACAAATAGTGGTGGTCTTATGGTTATACCAGATTATACTCTAGATTAGATCGATCCAATTCATGCATGACACATTACACTCTGTAATGGTTGGGGAGACACACTGGTCCATTTTCCACTGTAACAGGGGGTGGATTGCAAAGCTTTGGAGGGTGTCTTAAACTTTTAGGGAAAAGCCCATTCCTGATTAGATGTCTTTCTTTGTTCTCGGTCCTATTGTTACTGTAGGCTGGTTTTTTTAAGAACTCGAATTCATCAGAAACGTGAGCTGTGTCTTCTCCTCCATCCTTTTTAGAAAAGAATACAAAGAGAAGCTTATTCTGCCCATCTATGGAGAGAATGAAACTAAACGCTCTACCAACCTGCCTAAAAGATCTGGAGAATGAAGAACTGCATAGACAATATGCTAACTAACCACTACCACTTCAATTGAATGACAGACTTCATCTCTCCTTAAAGTCAGATCACTTAATGACTTTCTGCTCCTGTTTTGACCCTGTGAATAATCAGCTGTGATGTTTTGAGGGAATATGTATTCAATATTATATCTCTGTCAATTGAAGAAGTTCGATTTATCCTTAACATGATTGCAAA encodes the following:
- the LOC4327232 gene encoding delta(3,5)-Delta(2,4)-dienoyl-CoA isomerase, peroxisomal, which gives rise to MAGSGGGDRGSPEAELRRGFKTLAVTRPDPSAAVYEVRLNRPTRLNALSPDAFAEIPRAMALLDRAPAARAVVLSAAGPHFCAGIELGSPGSPATAPSGDPAPAAAEGLRRAILEMQAALTAIERCRKPVVAAVHGACVGGGVEVVAACDIRCCSKDATFVLREVDMAIVADLGALQRLPRIVGYGNAADLALTGRKITAMEAKEMGLVTRVFNSKQELDAGVAKIAKEISEKSAWAVMGTKAVLLRSRDITVEQGLEHVATWNAAMLRSNDLEEAIQAFLEKRKPVFSKL